The following proteins come from a genomic window of Paenibacillus spongiae:
- the nuoI gene encoding NADH-quinone oxidoreductase subunit NuoI, with product MKGLLKGLGVTLKSMTAKKVTTSYPDEPFVMPDRFRGIQHFIPDQCIVCNQCARVCPTECITLTGKPNPDPEKKGKVIDTFDINFEICILCDLCTEVCPTEAIVMTNNFELASYSRDDLYMDIDWLDGNNKNVRKDNNNIGAPQAGKGGAKKDV from the coding sequence ATGAAGGGTCTCTTGAAAGGGCTTGGCGTCACGCTCAAATCGATGACGGCGAAGAAAGTTACCACTTCCTATCCCGACGAACCGTTCGTCATGCCGGACCGCTTCCGCGGGATTCAGCATTTTATACCGGATCAATGCATTGTGTGCAATCAATGCGCACGCGTATGTCCGACAGAGTGCATCACGCTGACCGGCAAGCCGAATCCGGATCCGGAGAAGAAAGGGAAGGTCATCGATACCTTCGACATCAATTTTGAAATATGCATCCTTTGCGATCTGTGTACGGAGGTTTGTCCGACCGAAGCGATCGTCATGACGAATAATTTTGAGCTGGCGTCCTACAGCCGCGATGATTTGTATATGGATATCGACTGGCTGGACGGCAATAACAAGAACGTGCGCAAGGATAATAATAATATCGGCGCTCCCCAAGCGGGGAAGGGGGGCGCTAAGAAGGATGTTTAA
- the nuoH gene encoding NADH-quinone oxidoreductase subunit NuoH: MGNWLDETLTWGNTLIFALWGIVLLVLVLGFVTYAIYFERKVIGWMQLRIGPNRVGPLGLLQTVADITKLLIKEDTIPRKADRLLFILAPALAYVPAFSVLAVIPYTNKLYFADINVGVLYYVAISGITTIAIVLGGWASNNKYALLGGMRSAAQMISYEVPLVISVAGVIMMSGSMNLRTIGELQGDWFWQWNFLPQIVGFIVFIIAAVSELNRTPFDLPEAESELVAGYHVEYSGFRFAFFMLSEYVYVYAIAALTTVLFLGGWHAPVPFLDFVPGILWFLLKFALVVFFLFWLRATLPRIRIDQLMGMGWKVLLPLAILNVFITAVYLELFIKG; encoded by the coding sequence ATGGGCAACTGGCTGGACGAAACGCTAACTTGGGGCAATACCCTTATCTTTGCTCTATGGGGGATTGTACTGCTTGTTCTGGTTCTTGGCTTTGTCACCTATGCGATCTACTTTGAGCGAAAAGTTATTGGATGGATGCAGCTGCGGATCGGCCCGAACCGGGTAGGCCCTCTCGGCCTGCTGCAGACGGTGGCGGATATCACCAAGCTGCTCATAAAAGAAGACACGATTCCGCGGAAAGCCGACCGGCTGCTGTTCATTCTTGCGCCCGCGCTTGCATACGTTCCCGCATTCAGCGTGCTCGCGGTCATTCCGTATACGAATAAACTATATTTCGCCGATATTAACGTCGGAGTGCTCTATTATGTTGCGATTTCGGGCATCACCACGATTGCGATCGTGCTTGGCGGATGGGCATCGAACAACAAGTACGCTCTTCTAGGAGGAATGCGTTCAGCCGCGCAGATGATCAGCTACGAGGTGCCGCTCGTCATATCGGTAGCCGGCGTCATTATGATGTCGGGCAGCATGAATCTCCGTACAATCGGCGAGCTGCAGGGCGATTGGTTCTGGCAGTGGAACTTCCTTCCGCAAATTGTCGGCTTCATCGTGTTCATTATCGCGGCTGTATCGGAGCTGAACCGTACGCCGTTCGACCTGCCTGAGGCGGAATCCGAGCTAGTCGCCGGTTATCACGTAGAGTACAGCGGCTTCCGCTTCGCGTTCTTCATGTTATCGGAATATGTGTATGTATACGCCATTGCAGCGTTGACGACGGTTCTGTTCCTAGGCGGGTGGCATGCACCGGTGCCGTTCCTCGATTTTGTGCCGGGGATTCTCTGGTTCCTGCTCAAGTTTGCGCTGGTCGTGTTCTTCCTGTTCTGGCTAAGGGCTACGCTGCCGAGAATCCGGATCGACCAGCTGATGGGCATGGGCTGGAAGGTGCTGCTGCCGCTGGCGATTCTGAACGTGTTTATTACAGCTGTCTATCTCGAGCTGTTCATTAAAGGATAA
- a CDS encoding NADH-quinone oxidoreductase subunit D, translating into MIRTEELLLNVGPQHPSTHGVFRIVVKLDGEVIKEAIPVMGYLHRGTEKLAENLNYTQIIPYTDRMDYVSAMTNNYVLCHAVETLMGLEIPERAEFMRLIVMELQRVASHLVWWGTYLLDIGAMSPFLYAFRDREIIIDLFNELCGARLTYNYMRVGGVKWDAPEGWIDKVRDFIPYMEKKLVEYDNLVSGNEIFLARIKNVGRYDAQTAIDYGLSGANLRCTGVDWDLRKAKPYSLYDRFEFDVPLGTRGDCYERYLIRLEEIRQSLRILKQAVEQFPSSGDTMGKVPRVIRPPAGEVYVSIESPRGEIGCHIVSKGKAEPYRLKFRRPSFVNLQILPKLLVGETMTNLVTILGGIDIVVGEVDC; encoded by the coding sequence GTGATTCGCACTGAAGAACTGCTGCTTAACGTCGGCCCCCAGCACCCGAGCACGCACGGCGTATTCCGCATCGTCGTCAAGCTGGACGGCGAGGTCATTAAAGAAGCTATTCCGGTGATGGGCTATTTGCACCGGGGTACGGAGAAGCTCGCGGAGAATTTGAACTATACCCAAATCATTCCGTATACCGACCGGATGGATTACGTATCGGCTATGACCAACAACTACGTTCTCTGCCATGCGGTCGAGACGTTAATGGGTTTGGAGATCCCGGAGCGCGCCGAGTTCATGCGGCTGATTGTCATGGAGCTTCAGCGCGTGGCAAGCCACCTTGTATGGTGGGGCACGTATTTGCTCGATATTGGGGCGATGAGTCCGTTCCTATATGCATTCCGCGACAGGGAAATCATTATTGATTTATTTAACGAGCTGTGCGGCGCAAGACTCACGTACAACTACATGCGAGTAGGCGGGGTCAAGTGGGATGCGCCGGAAGGCTGGATCGATAAAGTGCGCGATTTTATCCCCTATATGGAAAAGAAATTGGTCGAGTACGACAATCTGGTGAGCGGCAACGAAATATTTCTGGCGCGCATCAAGAATGTCGGCCGATACGATGCGCAGACCGCGATCGATTACGGCCTGTCAGGGGCGAACCTGCGGTGTACCGGCGTAGACTGGGATTTGCGCAAAGCAAAGCCGTACAGTCTGTACGACCGTTTCGAGTTCGATGTGCCGCTTGGCACGAGGGGCGATTGCTATGAACGTTATTTGATTCGGCTTGAAGAAATACGTCAGTCATTGCGCATTCTGAAGCAGGCCGTGGAGCAGTTTCCTTCCTCCGGCGACACGATGGGCAAAGTGCCTCGCGTCATTCGGCCGCCGGCTGGAGAGGTCTATGTCAGCATCGAATCGCCGCGCGGCGAGATCGGCTGCCACATTGTTTCCAAGGGCAAAGCAGAGCCCTACCGGCTGAAATTCAGGCGTCCGTCATTCGTTAATCTTCAAATACTGCCGAAGCTGCTTGTTGGTGAAACCATGACGAACCTCGTTACGATTCTAGGCGGCATTGATATTGTCGTCGGAGAGGTGGACTGCTGA
- a CDS encoding NADH-quinone oxidoreductase subunit C has protein sequence MSEEKDNKDEKLSGEHNVEPQKDGIQEAETQRVEKTGGADSLEAGQELSDSERNQTEPESATKAAEGDPEREAKLKAAAEARAARAAAKAAEGDVAGGDPEREAKLKAAAEARAARAAAKAAEGDAAGGDPEREAKLKAAAEARAARAAAKASEGDAAGGDSDREAKLKAAAEARAARAAAKAADAEPAEPKPPSPKQPQLDETVQLLRSLISEHAVEEAYINEINDHMPVIVVSRDHWQAAADLLRTHAGQQYSYLRNVSGVDYETHMEVVYHLVSLETRRELAVKLRTDREAPSIPSATPIWATANWNEREIYDLLGVDFTGHPDMRRIMMPDEWVGHPLRKDYEPLDPEV, from the coding sequence ATGAGCGAAGAGAAGGACAATAAGGACGAGAAGCTTTCCGGCGAACATAACGTTGAACCGCAGAAGGATGGCATACAGGAAGCCGAGACGCAGCGGGTCGAAAAGACTGGCGGAGCCGACTCATTGGAGGCAGGGCAGGAATTGTCTGATTCGGAACGGAATCAGACAGAGCCGGAGTCGGCGACGAAGGCAGCGGAGGGCGATCCCGAGCGCGAAGCGAAGCTGAAGGCCGCGGCGGAAGCGCGTGCGGCCCGTGCGGCGGCGAAGGCAGCGGAGGGCGATGTCGCAGGCGGCGATCCCGAGCGCGAAGCGAAGCTGAAGGCCGCGGCGGAAGCGCGTGCGGCCCGTGCGGCGGCGAAGGCAGCGGAGGGCGATGCCGCAGGCGGCGATCCCGAGCGCGAGGCGAAGCTGAAGGCCGCGGCGGAAGCGCGTGCGGCCCGTGCGGCTGCGAAGGCGTCGGAGGGCGATGCCGCAGGCGGCGATTCCGACCGCGAAGCGAAGCTGAAGGCCGCGGCGGAAGCGCGCGCGGCCCGTGCGGCGGCGAAGGCAGCCGATGCTGAGCCGGCCGAACCGAAGCCGCCATCGCCGAAGCAGCCGCAGCTCGACGAGACCGTCCAGCTGCTGCGCTCATTAATCTCGGAGCATGCCGTTGAGGAAGCATACATAAATGAAATAAACGACCACATGCCGGTAATCGTCGTATCCCGCGATCACTGGCAAGCAGCGGCGGACTTGCTGCGAACGCATGCCGGTCAGCAGTATAGCTATCTCCGCAACGTGTCCGGTGTCGACTATGAGACGCACATGGAGGTCGTCTATCATCTCGTCTCGCTGGAAACGAGACGGGAGCTGGCCGTGAAGCTGCGGACAGACCGGGAGGCCCCTTCAATTCCTTCTGCAACACCGATATGGGCAACAGCGAACTGGAACGAACGGGAAATATATGACCTGCTTGGCGTAGATTTTACCGGCCATCCCGACATGCGGCGCATCATGATGCCGGATGAATGGGTAGGCCACCCGCTGCGCAAAGATTATGAACCATTAGACCCGGAGGTGTGA
- a CDS encoding NuoB/complex I 20 kDa subunit family protein, with product MEFNLESVTPEERRELERNVFMGTLEELKAWARSNSLWPLTFGLACCAIEMMGTGASHYDLDRFGVMFRTSPRQSDVMIVAGTVTKKMGPLLRRLYDQMPEPKWVIAMGSCATAGGPYVKSYAVMKGVDQIVPVDVYIPGCPPNPAALIYGINKLQEKIRYEAKTGKRVTNR from the coding sequence ATGGAATTCAATCTAGAGTCAGTTACACCGGAAGAACGGCGGGAATTGGAACGCAACGTTTTTATGGGTACGCTTGAGGAGTTGAAGGCCTGGGCACGCAGCAACTCCTTGTGGCCGCTGACATTCGGGCTGGCCTGCTGCGCCATCGAGATGATGGGCACCGGCGCATCGCATTACGATCTGGACCGGTTCGGGGTGATGTTCCGTACCTCCCCGCGGCAATCGGACGTGATGATCGTTGCCGGAACCGTAACGAAGAAGATGGGCCCGCTGCTGCGACGGCTGTATGATCAGATGCCGGAGCCGAAGTGGGTTATTGCCATGGGCTCCTGTGCAACGGCAGGGGGGCCATATGTAAAGTCTTATGCGGTCATGAAAGGCGTCGATCAGATCGTACCGGTTGACGTATACATACCAGGATGTCCTCCTAACCCGGCAGCGCTCATCTATGGCATTAACAAGCTGCAGGAGAAAATCCGCTATGAGGCGAAGACCGGGAAGCGGGTGACGAACCGATGA
- a CDS encoding NADH-quinone oxidoreductase subunit A, translated as MEKYINNYVIVTIFILLGILLPVVALTVGRMLRPHKPTEEKKTTYESGNEPVGDGQIRFNVRYYLFALMFVIFDIETVFLYPWAVAYNQLGLFILVEMAIFIGLLLIGLTYAWKKKVLKWNSI; from the coding sequence ATGGAGAAATACATCAACAACTACGTGATTGTAACGATTTTCATTTTGCTTGGCATCCTCCTTCCGGTGGTAGCCTTGACTGTGGGCCGCATGCTGCGCCCGCACAAGCCGACGGAAGAGAAGAAGACGACTTATGAAAGCGGGAACGAACCGGTGGGGGACGGTCAGATCCGTTTTAACGTGCGCTACTATTTGTTTGCGCTCATGTTTGTGATCTTTGATATCGAAACCGTTTTCCTATATCCTTGGGCCGTTGCGTATAATCAGCTCGGCCTATTTATTCTTGTCGAGATGGCGATCTTTATCGGGTTGTTGTTAATCGGACTCACCTACGCCTGGAAGAAGAAGGTGCTGAAATGGAATTCAATCTAG
- a CDS encoding F0F1 ATP synthase subunit epsilon, which translates to MSTFLLEIVTPERKVYAEEVNMVIVKGVEGEMGILPKHVPLVTPLKIAPVTIKQDRASHVIAVNGGFLEIRKDKVVILAESAEMPEEIDVDRAQAAKQRAEQRLSDKKRADLDALRAELALQRAMNRLDVKGRM; encoded by the coding sequence ATGAGCACCTTTTTATTGGAAATCGTTACTCCTGAGCGTAAAGTCTACGCTGAGGAAGTCAATATGGTGATCGTCAAAGGCGTAGAGGGCGAGATGGGCATTCTGCCCAAACACGTCCCGCTAGTAACGCCTTTGAAGATTGCACCGGTTACGATCAAGCAGGACCGGGCGAGCCATGTAATCGCCGTGAACGGCGGTTTCCTGGAAATTCGCAAAGACAAGGTCGTTATCCTGGCCGAAAGCGCAGAAATGCCGGAAGAAATCGACGTAGATCGCGCACAAGCTGCCAAGCAGCGTGCCGAACAGCGTTTGTCCGACAAGAAGCGTGCAGATCTGGACGCTCTCCGTGCGGAGCTTGCGCTCCAGCGGGCTATGAACCGTCTGGATGTCAAAGGCCGGATGTAA
- the atpD gene encoding F0F1 ATP synthase subunit beta, translating into MSNGRVVQVTGPVVDIAFDNGQLPDIMNAIKIEKKAQDASEVDISLTVEVATHLGDNMVRCVAMSSTDGLVRGTTAVDLGGPITVPVGPATLGRVFNVLGDPIDNNGDVDRSISNPIHRQAPPFEELSTSQEMLETGIKVIDLMAPYAKGGKIGLFGGAGVGKTVTMQELIHNIAQEHGGISVFAGVGERTREGNDLYHEMSDSGVIAKTAMVFGQMNEPPGARLRVALTGLTMAEYFRDAEGRDVLLFIDNIFRFTQAGSEVSALLGRMPSAVGYQPTLATEMGQLQERITSTKKGSVTSIQAIYVPADDYTDPAPATAFAHLDATTNLERNIAAMGIFPAVDPLASSSRILTPEILGEEHYQVAQGVKKLLQRYKELLDIIAILGMDELSEEDKLIVLRARRIQLFLSQPLHVAEAFNGMPGLYVPVKDTVRSFKEILEGKHDELPEPAFHNVGSIEGAIEKAKQLAQGL; encoded by the coding sequence ATGAGCAACGGGCGCGTTGTCCAGGTAACTGGACCGGTAGTCGATATTGCATTCGACAATGGTCAATTACCGGACATCATGAATGCGATAAAAATTGAAAAAAAAGCTCAAGACGCGAGTGAAGTCGACATTAGTTTGACTGTCGAAGTGGCCACTCACCTTGGCGACAACATGGTACGCTGTGTCGCGATGTCGTCCACGGACGGCCTCGTTAGAGGTACAACTGCAGTTGACCTCGGAGGACCTATTACCGTACCGGTAGGCCCTGCAACGCTAGGCCGCGTATTTAACGTACTGGGTGATCCGATCGACAACAACGGCGACGTAGACCGTTCGATCTCGAATCCGATTCACCGTCAAGCTCCGCCATTCGAAGAACTGTCCACGTCGCAAGAGATGCTGGAAACCGGCATTAAAGTCATCGACTTGATGGCTCCTTACGCCAAGGGCGGTAAAATCGGACTCTTCGGCGGCGCGGGCGTTGGTAAAACCGTAACGATGCAAGAGTTGATTCACAATATCGCTCAAGAACACGGCGGTATCTCCGTATTCGCCGGTGTCGGCGAGCGTACGCGTGAAGGTAACGACTTGTACCATGAGATGAGCGACTCCGGCGTTATCGCCAAGACGGCGATGGTGTTCGGTCAGATGAACGAGCCGCCGGGCGCGCGTCTTCGCGTAGCTTTGACCGGCTTGACGATGGCGGAATACTTCCGTGATGCAGAAGGCCGTGACGTTCTTCTGTTCATCGATAACATCTTCCGTTTCACGCAAGCGGGTTCCGAGGTTTCGGCACTACTCGGCCGTATGCCTTCCGCGGTAGGTTACCAGCCGACGCTGGCAACTGAGATGGGACAATTGCAAGAGCGTATTACTTCCACCAAAAAAGGCTCCGTTACATCGATCCAAGCGATCTATGTACCTGCCGATGACTATACTGACCCGGCTCCAGCAACGGCGTTCGCCCACTTGGACGCAACGACCAACTTGGAGCGTAACATCGCGGCGATGGGTATCTTCCCAGCCGTTGACCCGCTCGCTTCTTCTTCCCGGATTTTGACGCCGGAGATTTTGGGCGAAGAGCATTACCAAGTCGCGCAAGGCGTTAAGAAGCTTCTTCAACGTTATAAAGAGCTTCTCGATATTATCGCGATTCTGGGTATGGATGAGCTGTCTGAGGAAGACAAGCTGATCGTACTTCGTGCTCGCCGTATTCAGTTGTTCCTGTCGCAGCCGCTTCACGTTGCCGAAGCATTCAACGGCATGCCAGGACTGTACGTACCTGTTAAAGATACTGTCCGCAGCTTCAAGGAAATTCTTGAAGGGAAGCATGACGAACTTCCGGAACCGGCATTCCATAACGTCGGATCGATTGAAGGCGCAATCGAGAAGGCTAAACAGCTTGCTCAAGGATTGTAA
- the atpG gene encoding ATP synthase F1 subunit gamma, producing MAKGMREIKRQIKSKQNTKQITKAMEMVAAAKLKRSQDAAIAARPYTDTIREVVASIASSGGSVKHPMLQSREIKRTAYLVLTSDRGLAGGYNVNVLRKVSNTLKENHKSASEYDIFVIGRKGRDYFTRRNIALADETTGLSDSPKFSDIKSIAAKAVRGFEDGAYDELYLVYNQFQNAMTQIPVVKRLLPLEQPQSSGGAKAEYEYEPSPEEVLNVLLPKYAETVIYSAILESKASEFGARMTAMGNATKNATKMISGLTLTYNRARQAAITQEISEIVGGANAQQ from the coding sequence TTGGCTAAGGGAATGCGCGAAATCAAACGCCAGATTAAGAGCAAACAGAATACGAAGCAGATTACGAAGGCGATGGAGATGGTTGCAGCTGCCAAGCTCAAGCGGTCACAGGATGCAGCCATCGCCGCAAGACCGTATACCGACACGATCAGGGAAGTGGTCGCAAGCATCGCTTCCAGCGGCGGCAGCGTGAAACATCCAATGCTGCAAAGCCGTGAAATCAAACGGACGGCTTACCTGGTACTCACTTCGGACCGTGGGCTCGCAGGCGGTTACAACGTAAACGTACTTCGCAAAGTGTCAAATACGCTGAAAGAGAATCATAAGTCGGCCAGCGAATATGACATCTTCGTAATCGGACGCAAAGGCCGCGATTACTTTACCCGCCGCAATATTGCCCTTGCAGACGAAACCACGGGTTTATCGGATTCGCCGAAATTCTCCGACATCAAGAGCATTGCGGCTAAAGCGGTTCGCGGCTTTGAAGACGGAGCATACGACGAGCTGTACCTCGTATATAACCAGTTCCAGAATGCTATGACGCAAATCCCCGTCGTAAAACGGCTGCTTCCACTGGAACAGCCGCAATCGAGCGGAGGGGCCAAGGCTGAATATGAGTACGAGCCGTCTCCGGAAGAAGTATTGAACGTACTTCTGCCGAAATATGCGGAAACCGTTATTTACAGTGCGATTCTGGAGAGCAAAGCAAGTGAGTTCGGCGCTCGTATGACAGCAATGGGCAATGCGACGAAGAACGCAACGAAGATGATCTCCGGTCTGACATTAACGTACAATCGTGCGCGTCAAGCGGCAATTACGCAGGAAATCTCGGAAATTGTCGGCGGTGCGAACGCACAGCAATAG
- the atpA gene encoding F0F1 ATP synthase subunit alpha, which produces MSIRPDEISTLIKQQIEQFKSEIQVVDVGTVIQVGDGIARVHGLENAMAGELLEFANGVVGMALNLEENNVGVVIMGPYTGIREGDQVKRTGRIMEVPVGEALLGRVVNALGEPVDGNGPIATTATRPVESPAPGVMARKSVFEPMQTGIKAIDAMIPIGRGQRELIIGDRQTGKTQIAIDTIVNQKGNGVICIYVAIGQKQSTVRTVVESLRKQGAMDYTIVVTASASEPSPLLYIAPYTGCSMGEYFMYNGKHVLVIYDDLSKQAAAYRELSLLLRRPPGREAYPGDVFYLHSRLLERAAKLNDELGGGSMTALPFIETQAGDISAYIPTNVISITDGQIFLESDLFYSGQRPAVNVGNSVSRVGSSAQTKAMKKVAGTLKTDLAQYRELAAFAQFGSDLDKVTQSRLNRGERTLEILKQGINQPLPLERQVVSLYIVTKGHADVIPVQDIRRFEAEFLAYVDANKPEIFASIRDTKDLNSDNEKALIEAINTFKKGFAASV; this is translated from the coding sequence TTGAGTATCAGACCTGATGAAATCAGCACGCTGATTAAACAACAGATCGAACAATTTAAATCCGAGATTCAAGTCGTCGATGTCGGTACGGTCATCCAAGTCGGTGACGGTATTGCTCGTGTACACGGATTAGAGAATGCAATGGCGGGCGAGCTTCTTGAGTTCGCGAACGGCGTTGTCGGCATGGCCCTCAACTTGGAGGAGAATAACGTCGGTGTCGTTATCATGGGACCTTATACTGGCATCCGTGAAGGCGATCAAGTCAAAAGAACCGGCCGCATTATGGAAGTGCCGGTTGGCGAAGCTCTGCTTGGCCGCGTCGTGAATGCACTGGGCGAGCCGGTTGATGGCAACGGCCCGATCGCAACGACTGCAACGCGTCCGGTAGAATCTCCAGCCCCGGGCGTTATGGCTCGTAAATCCGTTTTCGAACCTATGCAAACCGGTATTAAAGCAATCGACGCCATGATTCCGATCGGCCGCGGCCAACGGGAACTTATCATTGGCGACCGTCAAACGGGTAAGACGCAAATCGCAATCGATACGATCGTCAACCAAAAGGGCAATGGCGTTATCTGTATCTACGTTGCAATCGGACAGAAGCAATCCACTGTTCGTACCGTCGTTGAATCCTTGCGTAAGCAAGGCGCGATGGATTATACGATCGTCGTTACGGCGAGCGCATCCGAGCCATCCCCATTGCTCTACATTGCGCCTTATACAGGCTGCTCGATGGGCGAGTACTTTATGTACAACGGCAAACACGTTCTTGTTATCTATGACGATCTCTCCAAGCAAGCGGCAGCATACCGTGAGCTTTCCTTGCTGCTCCGCCGTCCTCCGGGTCGGGAAGCTTATCCAGGCGACGTCTTCTACTTGCACTCCCGTCTTCTCGAGCGCGCAGCTAAGCTGAACGACGAGCTTGGCGGCGGTTCGATGACCGCACTTCCGTTCATCGAGACGCAAGCGGGCGACATCTCCGCTTACATCCCAACGAACGTTATCTCGATTACGGACGGACAGATCTTCCTGGAGTCCGATCTATTCTACTCTGGCCAGCGTCCAGCGGTTAACGTAGGTAACTCCGTTTCCCGTGTCGGCAGCTCGGCTCAGACGAAGGCTATGAAGAAGGTGGCCGGCACACTCAAGACTGACTTGGCACAATATCGCGAACTGGCTGCATTCGCTCAGTTCGGTTCCGATCTCGATAAAGTTACGCAATCCCGTCTGAATCGCGGTGAGAGAACGCTTGAAATTCTGAAGCAGGGCATTAACCAGCCGCTGCCTCTGGAACGTCAAGTCGTATCGCTCTATATCGTGACCAAAGGGCATGCAGATGTTATTCCGGTGCAGGACATTCGCCGTTTCGAAGCCGAATTCCTTGCCTACGTGGATGCGAACAAGCCTGAAATCTTCGCTTCCATCCGCGATACCAAAGATTTGAACTCCGACAATGAGAAAGCATTGATTGAAGCGATCAACACCTTCAAGAAGGGCTTTGCAGCGTCGGTTTAA
- a CDS encoding F0F1 ATP synthase subunit delta, with amino-acid sequence MSRDSAVAKRYAKALFDIAQEQNIIADVEQQLKLVVEALEGDAEIRKFLALPNVSVTKKIELINSVLSDKVSAVVLRTIGVLIERGRQDALSGVYDSYTKVSGEALGKSHATVYTAKRLSAAELANVEATFGALAGKRIEAEQIVEPSLLGGVQVRIGDRLYDGSLSGKLARLEKALKSQAL; translated from the coding sequence ATGAGCCGCGATAGCGCAGTAGCGAAGCGCTACGCCAAAGCGCTGTTTGACATTGCGCAGGAGCAGAACATTATCGCAGACGTCGAGCAGCAGCTGAAACTCGTCGTGGAAGCGCTCGAGGGAGATGCCGAAATACGCAAGTTTCTCGCGTTACCGAACGTTAGCGTAACGAAGAAAATCGAGCTTATTAATAGCGTCTTATCCGACAAGGTATCTGCGGTCGTCCTGCGTACAATCGGAGTTCTTATTGAACGTGGCCGCCAGGACGCGCTGAGCGGTGTTTACGACTCGTACACGAAAGTGTCGGGCGAAGCGCTGGGCAAGTCGCATGCCACGGTTTATACCGCGAAACGTTTGTCGGCAGCGGAGCTGGCCAATGTAGAAGCAACCTTCGGAGCGCTTGCAGGCAAGCGGATCGAAGCAGAGCAGATCGTGGAACCATCCTTGCTTGGCGGTGTGCAGGTGCGCATCGGAGACCGTCTGTATGACGGAAGCTTGTCCGGCAAGTTGGCACGTCTGGAAAAAGCGTTGAAATCTCAAGCACTGTAG
- the atpF gene encoding F0F1 ATP synthase subunit B, with translation MSLHWESTVYAIIAFGVLYWLLSKYAFGPLLGIMEKRRLLVLEQMNSAEASRKQAEQQLEEQKLALQQARKEAYDIIEQAKLTSVKQADEIVQTAKSEANRVKENAVQDITSEKNKAIAALRSEVSGMSVQIASKIIEKQIDEKSQEQLVDQYLKEVGSK, from the coding sequence ATGTCCCTCCATTGGGAATCGACAGTGTATGCGATTATCGCTTTCGGAGTACTGTACTGGCTGTTAAGCAAATACGCATTCGGACCGTTATTGGGAATCATGGAGAAGCGCAGATTGCTTGTCCTTGAACAGATGAATTCGGCGGAAGCAAGCCGCAAGCAAGCGGAACAGCAGTTGGAAGAACAGAAGCTTGCCCTTCAGCAAGCGCGTAAAGAAGCATACGATATTATCGAGCAAGCCAAGCTTACCAGCGTGAAACAAGCCGACGAAATCGTGCAAACGGCGAAATCTGAAGCGAACCGTGTGAAGGAAAACGCTGTACAAGATATTACAAGCGAGAAGAACAAGGCGATCGCTGCGCTCCGCAGCGAAGTGAGCGGCATGTCCGTTCAAATCGCGTCCAAGATTATCGAGAAGCAAATCGACGAGAAGTCACAAGAGCAGCTTGTTGACCAATACTTGAAAGAGGTTGGAAGCAAATGA
- the atpE gene encoding F0F1 ATP synthase subunit C, whose translation MEVLAAALAVGLGALGAGIGNGLIVSKTVEGISRQPELQGKLQTTMFIGVGIVEVVPIIGVVIGFLAFFS comes from the coding sequence ATGGAAGTATTGGCAGCAGCTCTAGCAGTTGGTTTGGGTGCCCTTGGCGCTGGTATTGGTAACGGTCTGATCGTCAGCAAGACAGTAGAAGGCATCTCCCGTCAACCAGAACTTCAAGGTAAATTGCAAACGACGATGTTTATCGGCGTTGGTATCGTCGAGGTTGTTCCGATTATCGGCGTTGTTATCGGCTTCTTGGCGTTCTTTAGCTAA